GTCGACCGCAGGCGGCCTGTCGACCGACACGTCGCGCCTGAAGAGCGCCGACAATCTCAAGAAGGCGGGCGAGAAGTTCGAGGCGGTGTTCACCGGCATGATGCTGAAGAGCATGCGGCAGACGCACCTGGCCGAACCCCTGTTCGATTCGAAGGCGATCGACACCTTCCGGGACATGCAGGACCAGCGGCTCGCGCAGACGATGGCCGAACATGCGCCGATGGGGATCGGCAAGGCGATGACCGCCTTTCTCGCCAAGGGGCAGGCCAATCTGGCGTCGCAAGCGGATGTTAACACATCCGTGGCAGACCCGCCGGCATCATGAGCGACCTGCTCAGCATCGGCGCCTCCGGCGTCCGCGCCTATCAGACGGCGCTATCCACCGTCGGCGAGAATATCGCCAACGTGGGATCGGCCGGCTATACCCGCCGCGCCGTCCAGATGAACGA
This portion of the Sphingomonas sp. FARSPH genome encodes:
- a CDS encoding rod-binding protein; this translates as MSDAIPSTSAIQPTGIQSTAGGLSTDTSRLKSADNLKKAGEKFEAVFTGMMLKSMRQTHLAEPLFDSKAIDTFRDMQDQRLAQTMAEHAPMGIGKAMTAFLAKGQANLASQADVNTSVADPPAS